TAGGGCCTGCCTGGGCTAGCGGGCCAGAGACAAGGCAGTAGGAGCACCTACTGTGCAGGCACAGGCCCTGCAGGGAAGGTGACAAAGCACTCTGTCCCTGGCTTCTGTGcgtgcacccacccacacaccacactgaCACCAAACAGCAGAGGCACTGAGGAAGGGCGGGCCTGGAGGCCTGCGGTTGAGCCTGGGGGAAGAGACAGGGACAGCAGCATGCCTTGGCTGTACTCTGAAGCAGCAGAGCCAGTGTCCTGGCACAGGGGCAGTGATTAAAGAAATCAAGCCGGggtaggggggctggagagatggttcagaagttaagagcactggctgtacttccaaaggtcctgagttcaattcccagcaaccacatggtggctcacagccatctacaaccatctgtaatgagatctggcgccctcttcagcATGCAGaacactatgtacataataaatacaccttaaaaagaaaaagaaaaagaaatcagcctGGACCAGAGCCTCAGGTTCCCCCAGGGTGAGGCCACCCTCAGGATGCAGGTCCCAATGGGAGAGGAAGAATAGGGCAGACACTGGACTGAGAAGACACTGTGGGAGGACAGCCACGACAGCACAGCGTAACAGCCTAGACCTGTCTCACACTGGCTCTCAAGTTGGAACCCAGGAGTATCACAGCCTCCTCGTGGTCATAGGAAGTGGCTCCTGGAGTCAGACTGGTAAAAACAGCCTGGGGCTTCTGCTCTGGGACAGGGGCAGCACGGAAGCAGCCAGGAGAACTGGGCCAAAGGCTGCCAGGAGGCAGGAGACCTGCAGTGAACAGACCAGATCCAAAGCCTCCATTGGCGCCTGTGCCCAGGGGTGCTCCGTGCAGGACAGAGTCCAATGCAGCCCATCAGACACACCAAGTCCCAACTGCCAGGCTGACTGGAAGTGGGTGACAGGAAGGGCTTAGTGTGCCCAAGGTGACCTCAAGCTTAAAACAGTTACAAATGACAGAACAGCCCACAAAACCAGGCTGTACCTAAgctgctggtggtggcacatgcctttaatcccaccactcaggaggcagagtcgagatctgagttcaagatcagctagttccaggacagccagggctacataggaaaactttgtctcaaaaaactgagaaaagaaacCCCACAGGGCtgcttgccttcttcccagctggGGATGGCAAGAGGGTAGTGAGCTGCAGCAGCCTGAGCAGAAGGGGACAGGGCTGCAGGGACTTCCAGACCATCCTCAGCACTCAGACTTGCCCATGTAACTAATTCCTCCACACAGGAGGAGAAGCAAAGGTACGTTCTGTTCTGATCTATTAAAGACCCCGATCCAGGGTCTTGCTGGACCAGCACTGACCACCAAGCTATAGTCCATGTCAATTCTGAGAAGCTAGGCCTGCCTTCTGCAGGACAAGGCACAGGGGTCCCGCTGGGCGGTGCTCACCCTGTCCATGGCTCCAGGCCGACATGTACGGCTTCCTCAGCACACCTGCTGATAGGCCTGGGCACAACATAGGCCTGCGTGCTGGGGTATGTGGACAAGCACCCGTCCTCCTGGGTGAGTGCTAAGGCGGAGACTGCTGCCTGTGAGGTGTTTTGTCATCCTGGCATCAGGAGGGAACTTGAGGAGGAGAACATGGAGTTCTAGGAaagcctatctcagaaaacagagaagtcaagtGACCGGAAATGTGGGTACCTGTGTGGACACTCAGCAGGGCTGAGAAGCTGCAGGGCTTGACATTAGCCTAGAATCCTGCAAATTCAATTCcacacccagtttttttttttttggtttttcgagacagggtttctccgtagcttttggttcctgtcctggaactagctcttgtagaccaggctggcctcgaactcacagagatccgcctgcctctgcctcccgagtgctgggattaaaggcgtgcgccaccaccgcccggccccacaCCCAGTTTTAGGGGTGCAATGGAGACCACCTGACCCCCGAACAAGCCAGGAACAAGCTAAAAACTGATGACGGATATGGACGTGGCTCATGGTGGGTGTGACCTCCCCCTCACAGAAGGGCTCATACCAACAGTGAGGACTGTGGCCTAGAGTGCTCTCGTCACCCATGGAGGTAAGCCGAGGGACAAGTCAGTGCTCTGGGCGGGGCACACAGACTACAGCAAGTAGCATCTCTGTGAGGAGACCCAGCAGCTGTCCTGGCTGGTACTGGCACTCACCGAATGATGTCCGTGTACTCCCGGTCCTTTCCCTTgctctccttccactttctgtACATCACCGAGGCATCCACATTGGCGGGCGAGAAGGTGTTGGGCTCATTCAGCAGGGAGATCACACTCAGGAGGATGGTCCTATGGGGCCGTGGGACAAGCTCAGTTCCCCGGAGACCCTGGGAACCCTTGACTGGTGGAGCAACGAAGGACAGGGTGCAGGGTGTCTCGGGGTACCCAAGGTGCAAGGACACATGCAGTTCTCACCTGACATTCTGTGTGGGGTTCCACCGCTCTGAGGGCAGCTCCCCACTCTGAGGGTCGTCAACTGGGGGATGGAGGATGGAGATGCACACGTCCCCCGTCTGCAAAGGTAACAGGATCAGATGAGCTGTGGGGTGAGCGCAAAGGTGGcaaaaggtgtgtgtggtggggtgcaCCTGAGGCACGCATCCGTAGTGCTGGGAGTGACTTACTTACCTCATAaatgttggggtgtgtgtgtgggggtgtaccTGAGGCACACATCCGTAGTGCTGGGAGTGACTTACCTCATAAATGTTGGGGTGCCACATCTTGGTGAGGAACCGGAAGGCTGGTGGGGAATATGGGTAATCGATGGGGAACTTGAGGCGAGCCTGCAGGTGTCAGAAAGTGGGGGGGTCACTGGTTCAATGGCAGTCCACCTGCATTAGGCGCTATGCCCAGAGGATGAATAGTGTCTGTGACAGGTCGCCTGTCTCTGTGCCCTGGCATCCAGGTGAGGAAAGACAGAGTGACAGCTACCGCTGTGGGTCAGCCAGGGAATGCATCAGTAGGTCTCCCACCAGCACAGCCCAGGCTCAGGGGAGCTTCCCGCCTGCCCAGAGCAGCTGTTTATGGCTCAGGCTCACCCTCCCCACTGCCCTGCAGACTCTAGTCTGGTAGAGGAGAAAGGCCTGACATTTACCCTAGTTTTGGGGCTCCCCTAGGGCAGTCTCTGGAGTGTCCCCTGGACAAAGAGAACAAACACTTAAAGAGCAGTGATCTGTGACCTCAGAGCTAGCCAGTATTTCAAGCTGGAGGCTCTGCCCCACCGCTCCTTTCAACTGGACCAGACATACACAAACCTAGTGCACAGTTTCTAGCCCTGATCCCCTCAGGACAGCCGAGAGGGGAACAGAACCTGTCACTTCTATGACTccagatgctttttaaaaatgagcaaactggccgggcagtggtggcgcacgcctttaatcccagcactcaggggggcagaggcaggcggatctctgtgagttcgagggcagcctggtctacagagttagttccaggacaggcaccaaagctacagagaaaccctgtctcaaaaagccaaaaacaaaaaactgagcaAAGGGAGGCTCAGCATCAGAAAGGCTCCCACCCATTCCTGGACAGTCCCATTCAACACGAAGACAGACTGGCCATCCAGAGGAAGCTCCTAACAGCTCCCCTCAGAGGGGCTCTATGTCTCAACCACCCACACCACATAGGAGGCACCTACGCTGGCAGATCTGATTGACATCCTGCAGAGCCTCTTCCCAAGCTGTCCTTAGAATAATGTGAGcctaggctgggcggtggtggcgcacgcctttaatcccagcacttgggaggcagaggcaggtggatctctgtgagttcgagaccagcctggtctacaagagctagttccaggacaggctccaaaaccacagagaaaccctgtctcgaaaaaccaaaaaaaaaaaaaaaaaaaaaaaaaagaaagaaagaaagaaagaaagaaagaaagaataacgAGAGCCTAGGAGGCCCTACCCCCACCATCCTTTACAGGTGGGGAGCAGCTCAGGTGTCCATGCAGTGGAGACTCCAGGAGGTATTAATAGCATCTGGACAGCTCAGAGGCTTCCCAGTCCTGACCGCAGTCCAGGGTGGGAGACAAGGGCACCCACACATCTCCCATTCTCCATATGCTGCACCGGAGAACCCTGACTCTCAAGTTACCCTGGCGGAGTAGACTACCACAGTCCCAGTTACTGCCCAggaagtgtgaggacacaggaccTACACCTGGGACCTGGGCTGGCTAGGATCTGTGCATCCACCTAGTCCTCACCGTGCTCCTCTTGGCCCTTGAACAAGATCGAGTTTGCAAGAGTTCCAGTCCACAGCAGGCAGGATGGTCCAACTGCACTGATGTGGATCCCTACACTTGGCAACATCGGGTGCATTGAGCCTTAAGCCACCAGAGGGCAGATGACACTGCCTGCAAGGCAAAACTAGGCCTTCAAGAAGCTACCTGCTCTGTGGAATCTGAGAAAGGCAGCCCCGGGGCCAGCAGAgagctctgggaggcagaggcctgggCAAGAATCCAGAGTTCGACTCTGAGGATTGAGGTGGGTAGGTCGGCCCCTGCCTGCACTGTCCTCTTGGAATGTATTACAGAAAGCCTGGCTATGGCTAAAGATGGTTGCTGTCCAAGTAGGCATGGCTGCCAAAGCCCTGTCAGGGcctctgctggaactggagcagGTGGCGTCTAGGCTCTACGTCCCTTCCCTGGGGACACACCGGCCAGCAGCTACCCCTGGTCCTGTGTCCTGGAGCGGGGAACAGCCTGAACACATGCCAGCAAGCAGCTGTCTCTGAGAGTTTGTGTTCCAGGGTGGTGGACTGCCTGGGGATGCCAGGCAGCAGCTGcccctggctctttttttttcccccccgagacagggtttctccatagttttggagtctgtcctggaactagctctgtaagaccagcctggcctcgaactcacagagatccgcctgcctctgcctctggagtgcccCTGGTTCTTTATGTCCTAGGATGAGGACAGCCTAGAGGAAAACATGCTTGCCGGCAGGGGGTTCCGAAATCTCCTGTGTCCTGTAAGGGGCCTGCCTGGGGACAAAAAAGTCGCAGTTGTCCTTGGGGAGCCCCTTCACTAGAGCATGCTGGGAGGGGTCGGGACAATTTGGGGACATGCTTGGTCGAGTGCAGGACAGCCTGGGGACAGGCCAGTCATTAGTTGCCCCCGGTCCTCTGTTGGAGGGCAGTCCAGGGAGACCAGACCCGGGGGCTAGGTCAGCAAGTGCTCAACAAGAAAGGAGGGCCCGCCTTGCACTCAGGGTCTGAGACAACCCGAGGGGGAGAGGGTacaaaggggaaactgaggcccgtCTCACCTTGAAGTAGCCGCCCTCGTAGTAGGTGTTGGGGGGCCCGAAGATGGCTACCTCCCAGTTGTACAGGTCGCCCTCGTCCACCAGCGTCACCCGGAAGCCCTCCACCGGCTCCTCCTGCAGCCCCTTCAGCTCCAGCAGCAGCGCCTTCTGCGAGCTGGGCACCAGCTGCCTGGCCATgacggtggcggcggcggcggcggaggggCCCGGGGCCGGGCCGGGCCGCGGGACCGGCGCAAGCTCGCGGGACGGACCGGGTCGCGCGCCGGCAGGGGGAGAGCCGCCGCCTTCCTCCTCTGCACCGCCGCCCCCGCCACCCGGGGACCCCGAAGGCTCCACTCGCTCTGGCGCCGCTGCCCGCCCGGCGCTTGCTTCGGCCCGGCCCGGCCCGCGCCGAAAGCGTCGAATGCGCCTGCGCGCCGCAGCCACCGGGCCTCGGATGCGCCTGCGCACCGATTCCGGTCCCCCAAATGCGCCTGCGCACCGACTCCGGGCCCCGAATGCGCCTGCGTGCCTTCTTCGGTCCTGGAATGCGCCTGCGTGCCACACCCGGTCCTCGAATGCGCCTGCGCACCGCTGCCACCGAGTCGGAAATGCGCCTGCGCGCCACTGCCGGGTCTAGAATGCGCCTGTGCGACGCCTCCACCGGGTTCGGAATGTGTCCGCGCGCCCGCCCGCGGGGCACGCCGGGAACTGTAGTCTTCTTTCCCCGCCCTGCCGCGCAGGCGCCTTGCGTTTCCGAATACCCGGAGGCCGCCGTCGCCTCCGGCGGAAGAGCTCCGCGGATGCCTGTGTGCGGGGTGGCGGGCAGGGCAGGGCTGCACGGTGCAGCCCTGTAGCTGCAGCTTTGGGGGGCCTTTTTTTGTGACGTCCTGGGGGTGTGGCTATGGGAGGGTAATTGGGCGTGGCTTGAATGGGGGCGGAGTAGGATCCACTTTGTTACCCCTCACCCCCCCTTAATACACACATGAAGCTGTGGTCTCTGCGGGCTCGCTTACGAGGGCCGAAGAATTGACGACTTGGGGCTTGCAGGCCTGGCTTTCAAGAGTTGGAATCTGAATCCCGGCGCTGGACTCTCATGCCAGGCTGACCTTTGACCACACCTTAGTCCTGCTTAAACAGACCGGAAATCAGTGGAAACGCAGTGGGAGATTATAGTAGCGGGAACAGACGTGCAAAGTCCCTGAGGTTGTCCCGTGCCCACACCTACACTCCACGCGAGAGTTCGCGGTGGCAACATAGTTAAACCTTGCTGGAGGGTGTGCTTGGTGTACTTGTGAACCTCTAGGGGTGGGTGGTTCTGGCTCAGGGTTGTCAGGTGACTCACCTTGCCTGTGGGCATTCCTGCGCCAACACCTACTGGTGCTCCGTCAACCCGTCCCGGTTGGGGATAGCAGGTAGACCTGTTTTGGGACAGGGAAACAGTGTCAAAGGTGGGGCTGGTTGATGTGGCCACACTTCACGCGCAGCAGAGCCAGGCCTTGGCTGTCCTCCCCCTGGAGACTCTGGGTTCTCTGGCTATGCTCTCGCGAGGGCTCCTGGTGTTCTCCGCTCCTCTTGCTGGTCTCAGACTTAGTGTCACTAGTTGTCAGCTCATAGTAAATAGCCCAGGCTTTCCTCTCAGTGTGCCTGGGATTGCCACTCCCACAGCCTACACTGGGAAGCCCTCAAGGTCAGAGGGACAgggttcccctccctccctccctccacggCTCTAAGTGAGCCTTCATCCTGAATGCTGGGTGTTGGCCTCTGGCGACTGGGGTCTCCTCACTTCTATCCTACGTGTTCACACATGGATATCATGACCCCAAGTCCCTAGTCTCAGAGACTGTCTGATCAGGACAGTCCAGGCCTCAAAGCCAGGAACAATCAGATCCCTACCCCAAGCTGCAGGGGTGGCTCATGAGAAGCCTTGGCCCTGGGCATTTCCTCAGAGTGGGCTTGGCAGGTAACAGGACCACTCTTGCCCTGTTGTGGAAAGCTAAGACCTCCCAGGAGGGAGAAGCTGAGGATAGTGTGCTTCTGGGacttttgtgtttattatttggtggagacagggtttctttgtgtagccccagtggaattccctctgtagaccaggctggccttgaactcacagagatctgcctgccttttcctcccaagtgctgggattaaaggcgtgcactgccactgCCACCCAGGGCATTTGtggacttttgagacagggtttctcaacaGTACAGAGACTGACTTTTAACtaactctgtagctttggaatgtgTGATTCTTTTGTTCCAGCCTCTTAAAATTCTGGGTTGCCAAGTGTGTCCACCAGGCTCCTGGGTCCAGCCATCCTGACTTCGTGCATGGGAACTTCTgggtcttttttcttttgtttttgtgttgagCCACTTGAGTTGGGCCTTTTGTCAACTACCAAGTTACATTCATGGTTACCTTGGATGATATGTCCTGTCAAAACCAGggtttttctttatctgtaagaAGCATGGgattgaaagacctggataaatccagacccccccccagcaggaaaaaatagagccaaaaatctaagctgggagagaagaatcagaaatctagaaTTAGCAGGTTCAGTTTCAcaaactagctgaagataaagttagattgtaatcttgaagttagattgtaatctcgagaaacagggagttgcccccttgtgattatcattggtattttcggaattttctatgacgccctccctacccctttggattactggtctgtggtttcttcccttaaaaaccccttctcccagttactgGGGTAGAACTCCTTCCCTGCATGGGTTATGCActccccagtgcactggttcctgtcttgTCCTTGTCGAATAAACCTCGCGTgcttgcagcaaggacggtctctcgtgagttactgggggggggggtcatgttatcccgagacttgagtgagagtctccccacacccAGGGGTCTTTCAGGatgaaagctgggcagtggtggtgcacatttgaatccccagcacttgggaggcagaggcaggcggatctctgtgagtttgaaaccagactggactacagagtgagttccaggacatccaggtctacacagagaaacaaaacaagaaacaaaaaaaaagaaaaaatgagtcaTGGAGCCAAGGCGAAGGCTcagcatgagaatctgagttcggATCCTTGGCATCTGGTAagaggtgtggtggcacaggtctgtaaccccagcagaggcaggaggatccctatgactcactggccagccagcctagtggAAATGAGAACCCCTATGTCAGGAATAGGAGGAGGAGCCATTGAGGAATGCGGGTGCTGGCCTCTGGCTTCTTCATGCATGCAAGATCAGGCCGGCACACCATTACAGTGTGAGTGGGTTCCACATTGCTGAACTCAGCCTGACGCGGTCTGACGTCAGCTCCTTTGTGTTTCCTGGctttaggtagcccaggctggccttgaacttgctctgtagctaagGAGTTCTGAAcaggggctccaccctgactATGCAGTCAGTACCTCATtggagattctaggcaggggctctattcCTTAGCCAGGCCCTCAGCTCTCTtggagtttttggtttttttttttggatgtgtgtgtgtgtgtgtggcagtcagaggacagcttgcaggaatcaGAGCTGTTCTTCCAccaattgaactcaggtcagttTTGGTGGCAAGTGCCACTTTACCCGCCCTTTGTATTTTAagaggtctcactaagttgcctagGCAGGCTTGAACTTGTGGACTCCTGCCTCACCTTGCCCAGCCGCATTGATGCTCTCTGAATCCCATGACTGACAGAAGACAGGCTGGACCTGCTCCATCTCTCAGCATTTCTGGTACGCAAGTCAATCAACACTGACTAAATGAGAGATCCAGAAACTTCCTCAGTGCCCTCACTCCATTCCCCTGGGAGCTCACTAGGCAGGTAGGAGACAGGACACAGGAGTGACAGGCATGAGAACCACATGTCCTCTGCTAGGTCAGGAAGGCTATCCTCCAGGATTCGGTTCCTCTACTATGATGAAGCCCCTGGGGTTGGGGCAGCGTGCACTGAAGAGAGCATGGGTGCTTGGGACGGTGGAGGTTGGGGGTGACTGGCAATGAGCAGAGGTCCATGCATCTCAACCCATAACTTCCTGAGCAAGGGCCCGCCCCCTTTTCCATCTCCTGGCACCGCACCAGTCACGGTCTGGGGTCCCGTGAGGACCATAAGGGTGGAGAGTCCTTGCTgctagaatatttgtttaactatggaaAGATACTTCACATCtttgtgttgcagaataattGTTCAGCTGCTTAAAGATGTGTTGATGttttaccttgtctgcctaaggcacctgattgttctaataaaaagctgaatggccaatagcttaggcagaGGAGGGTTAGGtgtggctggcaggcagagagaaaaggggagccagTCAGACGGTAGCAGATAAGGAAAACAAGCTTCGGGCGGCTCATAGATGAATAGGAATGGGCTAATCTAAGTTAAAGGAAGAGCTAACTAGAAACAAGCCCAAGCTAAGGATGAGCGTTCATAATTAACAGTAAGTCTGTGTCGTGAGTGGGGGGCTGTCAGTCtaagaaagcctgccaaaagtCCTGACATCGGCAGAGATGGGAGGACCCTCAGAAATCCTCCCAATGATCCCTTCATCTTTGGTAGTCTGGAGGGACCTTGGGGGATGGCAGTGCTTGGTTGAGGAGCTGCACACAGGTGACTAGCAAGGCCGGgtcttttcagattttatttctgtGAGTATGGAAGACAGGCCAAAACAGAGGGGACTGAACTGTAGATGCTGGTCCCCTCCCTGGGCGAGGGCCCTGTACAGGATGCCGGGACACCAGTTTGCAGGTCCCCAGTCCTCGCCTTCCCTGCGCGGTGGCAGGGCATGTATACATTCTGGGCTCAACCCACAGGCTTGACCTTGGCAATGAAGAGGGCTGCAGCCTTCTCCAGGAACTCCTCTCGGGCCATGGGCACGCTCGGCCGCCGTCCTGTTGCTGCCCTGTCCAGGGCACGTGCCAGACTGTCGGGGCCCAGGCGGGAACCGGCCTCTAGGTAGTGTGTGGGCGTTGCCGCCAGGTCTCCTGTGCCCAGCGCGCCCTCGAGCGTGTCCAGTACAGCCTGGCCCACTCGCCTATCGGCCACTGCCAggcctgggtcctccagaagctGAAAGAGGGCGCTGGCTCGCGCCACGAACTCCAGCAGCACGAAGCACGACAGCATGCCGGCCCGGAAGATGCCCAGTGGCACAGCCTCGTGGTCCCGGCACTGGATCTTGCGCAGAAGCGGCGCCACTACCTCCTCGGGTGCCCCGCCGTCCCTGCACACACGCTTTAGCAGCTCACTGTAGGTGCGCCCGTCCAGTCCTGGCTTCTTCTTGCGACCACTGGCGCTCAAACACTCGTAGGCCACACTCACGTTGTTGTTGAAGGCCGTCCTGCGGGGATAATGGGGTATCAGGAAGCCCCCGGTATGGCCGGCCACCTGGAGTCTTTCCAGACCTCCCCGCACCCCAGCAATCCCACTCATTGTCTGCACCTCCCCACAGAGTACCAGGCGTCGAGGAGCCCCCAAGTGTTtgctttcttaaaatttaagGGGCTACAGAGAGGTTCGGTCCGTGGGCCTGcacttgcagaggatctgggttgaTTTCTAGCagcacatggcggctcacaaccatctggaactcaaATTCCAGGAGTCTGATGccctttctggcctctaaggcaccaggcatacacatggtgcagacatacatgcaggcaaaacagccatagaTATAAGTGGGCCATCTtctaagcccagcactcgggaggcaggggcaggagaacctttgtgagttcgaggtcagcctggtctacagagtgagaccttgttgtAAAGCCAATTTATTATTAGTCATAAGCATGCAGATGTATCTGTGATGTGTGAGTGGTCAGAGGGCACCCtgtagagtctcatgtagcccagacggACCTTGAATtctcgatcctcctgcctccacctcctaag
Above is a window of Microtus pennsylvanicus isolate mMicPen1 chromosome 6, mMicPen1.hap1, whole genome shotgun sequence DNA encoding:
- the Cdc34 gene encoding ubiquitin-conjugating enzyme E2 R1 isoform X2, yielding MARQLVPSSQKALLLELKGLQEEPVEGFRVTLVDEGDLYNWEVAIFGPPNTYYEGGYFKARLKFPIDYPYSPPAFRFLTKMWHPNIYETGDVCISILHPPVDDPQSGELPSERWNPTQNVRTILLSVISLLNEPNTFSPANVDASVMYRKWKESKGKDREYTDIIRSPASWQPLAQFSWLLPCCPCPRAEAPGCFYQSDSRSHFL
- the Cdc34 gene encoding ubiquitin-conjugating enzyme E2 R1 isoform X3 codes for the protein MARQLVPSSQKALLLELKGLQEEPVEGFRVTLVDEGDLYNWEVAIFGPPNTYYEGGYFKARLKFPIDYPYSPPAFRFLTKMWHPNIYETGDVCISILHPPVDDPQSGELPSERWNPTQNVRTILLSVISLLNEPNTFSPANVDASVMYRKWKESKGKDREYTDIIRRSWGPRWTQSVMA
- the Cdc34 gene encoding ubiquitin-conjugating enzyme E2 R1 isoform X1 produces the protein MARQLVPSSQKALLLELKGLQEEPVEGFRVTLVDEGDLYNWEVAIFGPPNTYYEGGYFKARLKFPIDYPYSPPAFRFLTKMWHPNIYETGDVCISILHPPVDDPQSGELPSERWNPTQNVRTILLSVISLLNEPNTFSPANVDASVMYRKWKESKGKDREYTDIIRKQVLGTKVDAERDGVKVPTTLAEYCVKTKAPAPDEGSDLFYDDYYEDGDVEEADSCFGDEEDDSGTEES
- the Tpgs1 gene encoding tubulin polyglutamylase complex subunit 1, with amino-acid sequence MAAVEKRRPAVAPAANFADSGRTSVSQAAAAAESEEDFLRQLGVTEMLRAALLKVLETRPEEPIAFLAHYFENMGLRSPTNGGAGEPPGQLLLQQQRLGRALWHLRLAHHSQRTAFNNNVSVAYECLSASGRKKKPGLDGRTYSELLKRVCRDGGAPEEVVAPLLRKIQCRDHEAVPLGIFRAGMLSCFVLLEFVARASALFQLLEDPGLAVADRRVGQAVLDTLEGALGTGDLAATPTHYLEAGSRLGPDSLARALDRAATGRRPSVPMAREEFLEKAAALFIAKVKPVG